The Acidobacteriota bacterium genome contains the following window.
TGTAGGCAACGATCATCATCACGCCGCCGAAGGCTCCGCCGATCGCAGCCGCGTAGACAATAAAAGGAAATGCAGTTTTTAGGACAGATTCCATATCAAAAACTATTTACCGGGAGCGGAGCGGTCCGAAACTCCCACGGCCGCAGCCTCAGCCAAACCTTCTTCACGCGGCTTGCCGTCAAGCCCGAACTGCACAAGCGGCGAAACTAACAGATTTGCCGGTTTCGGATTGCCGTGCGCGAGCAGATGGAACTGCTGCGTCTTGCTCGTCATCGTCGTCAGGCGATGCAGTTTATGGCCGACTTTCGGGACTGTTGTGTTCTTCTCTCCGCGGGCTGGAACCGAATCGAGCCAGCTCTTAACAGCCGAGATCTCGGCCGACATATCTTTTCCGCTCACAAGAGCGTATTTTGCCTGGACAGGCGATGATTCATCTTTCAGCGAAGGATAACGAAGGCCTTCGTATGCCGGAACAACGTCGGCGATCGTGCGGAAAATAGCCGATACCGAAAGTTCAGCCGTTATCGGCGTTCCCATTTCTTTTGCAAGCAGGCTCGTGATCATCCAGTCAGGTTTTGCCTGATGGACGGGCTCGATGGCCTTGCGGACACGCTGGACGTTGCCGGCGTTGTTCGTAAACGTTCCGTCAACCTCAGCAAAACTCGCTGCCGGGAAAACGACATCCGCGTGATCGGTCGTCTCGGTCTGGAAAAGCTCCTGAACGACGACAAAATCCTTGCCCGCAAGTACGCTTGCATCCTGCAAGCTGCCGCCGATCAGCAATGCTTTTGAATTTTTGACGACCTCATCGACCGACTTGCGGCCCGAGGTTACATCGTGAGCACCGACCGAGTTGTTATATTTCGCAAGTGGATGGAGCAAAACCCGGCGGCCTTCGCCAGCCAGTTTTCCAACAGACCCGGCGATCAGAGCCTGTGCGTCAATCGATAGGTCTGACCCGATCATGATGATCAGATCGCCCTGTGTTTCCTCGATCATTCTACCTGCGGCTTCGATCACAGCGGTATCAACACCGCATTTTTCTGCGATCATTGCATCACTCGATTCGTCAACGAATCCTAATGCGAACGCATCGACGGTTCCCGGATTAACATGAACGAACTGCGTCGCACGCCGCGAAAGATTGATCGGCGTATCGTTGATGCAGATGAATTCGGCACCGCCGTTACGTACGGCCTGGCGGATCTGTTTTGCCGTGTAGCTCTGCTCTTCTTCAGGCTCGCCGCCGATTAGAACGATGGTCGCGGCGTGGCGAATTTCTTTGTGCGTGCAGAGCGGGGCACTGAGATTGTCGAAAACCGCCGCAACATCGCTCGCATCCGAAACGGCGTAATTTCCTGAGCCAGCAACGTCCGTCGCAAATTTCTTGAGAGTGAAAACGGCCTCGTTCGTCAGTCGCGGGCTCGCAATGACGCCGACGTTCTTTCCATGCACTTTTAACTTGTCCGCCGCAAACTTGATCGCTGCATCCCATGTTGCGGGAATGAGTTTACCGCCCTTGGAATAGCGGATCATCGGCGTTTTGATACGGTCCGAGTGATTGATGAATTCGTGAGCGAAGCGGGCCTTCACGTCGAGGAACTCACCATTCAGGCCATTAACGTAGCGGTCGCGGGCAACGATACGGTGAACCTTACCTGCTCGCGAGCCGATCGAAAGCTGCATTCCGTCCGAGCCGTAAACGTCGGTCGTAACCGTCTGTTCGAGTTCCCATGGCCGCGTTTCGTGGCGATAAACGCCGTCGAGCAGAGTTCCGGTCGGGCAGACCTCTATACAGTTTCCGCACTGCGAGCAGTTCAGCCAGCCGCCGTAGGTTCCGATGACGGTATTCACGCCGCGGTTTCCGGCTTCGATCGCGTCCTCGCCCATCCATTCGTCGCAGACGCGTGTGCAGCGTTTGCACAAGATGCAGCGCTGCGGGTCGTTGGCGACGATCGGTGAAAGATATTTTTCGGGGTCAGCGTTCTTTTTCTCCGTGAAACGCTGTTCGACGTCGCCCCAGTCGAAAATGACCTCCTGGAGTTCGCATTCGCCGCCGCGATCGCATACCGGGCAATCTAGCGGGTGATTTGCCAACAGGAATTCGCCCATCGCGCGCTGAGCCTTTTCGACCTCTTCACTCTGCGTGGTGACGACCATGCCGTCGGTGCAGTTGATCGTGCACGAGGTCTGCAACTTCGGCATTTTGTCGATGCGAACCAGGCACATACGGCACGAAGCCTGAACGGCAAGGTCCTGGTAATAGCAAAACGATGGAACTCCATGGCCATTCTCACGGCACACGTCGATCAGCCGAGCACCTTTGTCGACCTCATATTCCTGTTCGTTTATTGTTACTTTTATCTGTTCTGACATTAATTCTATTTCGAATACCGCGTTTCGGCGGGCTCTAACGGTCCGCTGATCGATCTGCTAAATTCACGGTTCGAGCGAGCGGCTACTTGCCTTTTTTCTTCGCTGTTGTTTCTTCTGCCGGTTTTACCGCCGTTGCTTTTTTCTTCGGGCGTGTTTTGCCGAAGCTGCCTGCAAATATTTTTCCGCGTCGTGAACGTTTATCGCCTTTTCCCATAACAATTAATTCTCCTTTATCATCGTCTCAGTAGGTTTGCTCAAGAGCCCGATGATGTACTCCTGAATTCTCGAGTTAGCAGCGAGTCTATCGTGCTCGCCGCAAATAAAGTGGTTCGATCTGCTATTAAAGACCGACGAACCCGTCACTTTAGATAGCGTCTCCGCGGCAAATGACCGTTTGCTGACGATTCTGTCGCCTGACGTGAACATTACTTTTTTCACGTCTTCAGCCGGGATCTTTTTGCCGCTGGACGTAGTGAGATCATTTGCTTGAAAAAGTGTGTTCCACTTTTTCGTCTTCACGTCCTGATAAATAACAACTGCATCAAGTGCCGCTCGGCAGTCTGATCCGATCGCGTAGAATTCTATGTCATCCGACTTGCCGTCCGCGGCGTTCAAAACTTCATGAAATCGCTTCGCCCGGTTGAGGTTCGCCACAAAAAAGCTCTCGGCATCTACTTTCTTGATGGCTTTAAATTCAGCCTCAAAATCTTTGTCATCCACCGGGTTCCAGCCATATTTCGACCAAACCTTTGGGTTGTACAGGTCGATGGCCAACGGCTGTAGGTTTTCGTCAAACGCCCGGAACGTGCCGGGAGCCGGTAAAAGCTGATAGGCTGACGGAATCGAGAAAACGGTGAACTTCGATGAGTCCTCCATGAACGGTAGATCGATACGCATTCCGTTCACAGTGAAACCGTTTACTAGATTGCCCAAAGCGAGAGCGGAGCCCTCGTTCGGCGTACCTAAAAGAATGATCCTATCAAAGAGCTTCGAGCCCGCCCACGTCGGCTGAGGCTTAGCATTCCCACTCGGAAGGTCAGCATCGCCGTACATCGCGGCATACCGGGCGATGAGTCCGCCCATCGAATGGGCGACAATATCAAACTTTAGATCAGGCTTCTTGAGCTTTATCTTTAGAGCCTCGACCTTCCTGACCAGCATTCTTGCGTTCTCAACGCAATCGAGCCGCCAATCATACGGAAAAACGTAAAGCGAATCCGCAAAACCATCTTCCGAAGGCGAATCCCACTTTTCCTCGCGGTAACCGCCGCGAACCGCCATCGCCTTTAGAAAACCGCCGTATACATCGATTACCGGGAAGACTCCGAGCTTTACTTCTCTCAAGACATCACCCGGGACGAGGTTGTCGCGGTTCTTACTAAGATCCGGGTTGATCGGCAGGCGAAGGTCTTCAGATTTCGACTTGAACGCCTTGAACCAGATCCGTTCGTTGGTATCTTTGTGACGAAGTTCCGATCCCCAAAGTCCCGGCACAAGGATCACCGGATTCTTGCCCTGCCCAAAAGCCGCAAGAGAGAATGCGAACACAAGTATCCCGATCTGTGCAAAGTACGCAGCTGATCTAAGGAGTTTGTTCGCGGTCATTTAGTTGTCAAATATTCGGCTGAACGCCGTTCGAAGCGGCCTTGTCGACCAGCCACTTCTTAAAATCTTCCGGAAACTGCTTGATCGCCGACTGAATGGGCCACGCCGCCGCATCGCCGAGTGCGCAGAACGATTTACCCTCGATGTTATCGCAAATGTCGAGCAAGAGTTGTGCGTCCTCAGGCTTGCCGTCGCCGGTTGAGATACGGTTAAAGATCTTGACGAGCCAGTCGGTTCCTTCGCGGCAAGGTGTGCACCAGCCGCAGGATTCGTGCTTGTAAAATTCGGTCAGATTTTTGGTCGTATCCATGATGTCGACGGTCTCGTCCATCACCATCATGCCGCCCGTGCCGAGCAGGGAACCCGCCGCAACGAGGCCTTCGTAATCGAGCGTGACCTTCTTGCCGATGATCTGATCGGCACGCATGATATAAACGCTGGAACCGCCCGGGATCACAGCCTTCAGCTTTTTATCGCTGCGAAGCATTCCGCCGCAATCCTCGTAAATGAACTTTTCCATATCGGAATAGCCCATCGGAAGCTCGTAAACACCCGGTTTTTTGACGTGGCCGCTGATCGACCAAAGCTTTGTGCCGCCCGATTTTTCAGTGCCGAGATCTCGCCATTCAATACCGCCCATTTCAATGATCTGTGGAACGGACGTGAACGTCTCGACATTATTTACGACCGTCGGCGAAGCGTAAAGCCCCTCGACGGCAGGGAAGGGCGGCTTCATTCGCGGATGTCCGCGATAGCCTTCGAGTGAACTGAGCAAAGCGGTCTCTTCGCCGCAGATATACGCTCCGGCTCCGGTATGCGTATGAAGCTCGAAATCGAGGCCGGAGCCAAGTATATTTTTGCCAAGCAGGCCTGCTTCGCGGGCTTCGGCGATCGCGACGTCCATGACGTCGATCAAATAATGGTATTCCCCGCGGGCGTAAATGTATCCAACTGTTGAACCCAGAGCATGACCGGCGATGATCATGCCCTCGATAACAGCATGAGGATCGCGTTCCATCAAATAGCGGTCCTTGAAACTGCCGGGCTCCGATTCGTCAGCATTACAGACGCCGTATTTGGTCTTCGGTGAGTCTTTCGGCACGAACGACCATTTCATTCCCGTTGGGAAGCCTGCACCGCCGCGACCGCGAAGCGCGCTCTTTTTAACTTCCTCGATGATGTCCGCCGGCGACATCTTCAGTGCCTTTTCCAGTGATTTGTAACCGCCGGTATCGCGATACACCTTTAGCGTGTGCCCATCTTTGATGTGCATTCGCTTGAGTGACAATGGCTCGCAGCCGATCGCTTTAATTTCCATTTTCTTTTGAACGTAAGCCGTACGCCTACGTTGTTCATATTCTAAAGGTATCGCTTGAATTCGGCTTCCGTTAATCCCGCATCCTTAACGATCCCGCCCATTGTCAGGGCATTTACCGGATTGTGGCGGGGAATCGTTACGATTCGCTCACCGTTCGTCATGACAATATGCTTGCCTTGTCTCGCAATCCAAAATCCAGCTTTTTCTAAAGCTCCAACCGCTCTCAGATGGTTAATGCCGGAGATCTTCGGCATTATGCCGCGACCTCCACCTCTCTGATTTCGGCTCCGAGCAAGTTCATCTCAACTACATCAAGATATTCACGAATGGCTTCCCGGATGTTATCCAGAGCCTCTTGCTCAGTTTCGCCCTGTGACCAGCATCCTGGCAATGCAGGGCATGAAACGCTGAAACCTTCGTCGGTTTGATGTAACGCAACTTTATAGTTCATGCTACTTACAATCCGCCAAAATCTTATCTACTTTTTCGATCGTCAGATCTTCATGATAATCAAATCCGATCTGCATCATCGGTGCCGTACCGCAGCTGCCTAAACACTCGACCATTGTGACGGTAAATTTCTCGTCCGGGGTCGTTTCGCCGGGATGAATGCCGAGTTTTGAGCAAATATGCTCCGTGATATCCGGCTCGCCCATGATCTTGCACGAGAGCGTTTTGCAGATCTGGATGTGGTGACGCCCAACTTTTCGCAGGTTGAACATCGAATAGAACGTCGCGGTTTCCCATACGTCCGTGACCTCGAGATTCAGGAACTTCGCCAGGAAATTCACGCCCGCGTTATCGAGCCAGCCGCGTTCCCGCTGTACGACAAATAGCAGAGGGATCAGTGCCGAACGGGTTCGGTTCGCCGGATATTTTGTTAAATGCGACCTCATCTCCTCGACGACCGCCGGAGAAAACTCCGCGACCTCGTCGGTGACGAGAACTGTGTCTGTGAAACTTGTAGGGGTAGCTGCTGCCATTTTTACGCTGCCAGTCTTTCTTCTATTCGCGTTATGCGCCGATCAATTTCTTCAATATTGGACTGAACATTGATCTTTGCGTCCATCTTAACGATGACTTCATTTATCAAATTCGCAAGATTCTTAACCTCCATCTCAATACTTATAACTCTTTCGTCCAAGTATTAAAATGTGCCCTGAATATCCACGAGCCGGTTCCACATCTCCAGGATCTTAACGGATTGATCGTTAATCGATGCAGAGGTCGCGGTTAACTCTTTTCGGATATCAATTACTTTGCTAATGATATCGCCCTGTCGACCCGACACCACCGCAATTTGACTATCTATTCGATCGAAGCGGGAAGTGTGTCCATTCACTTCAGTACGGAGACCCCGCATTTCCAATCTTAATTCGTCAAGGCCTCCAATAGACCTGTCAACCTTTTTGGTTAACGTTTCAACTAATCCTGTTAGTTGGTCGAGTTTTGAATCATATTCCCCGGCCATATCTACCGATCGATCTCTCCCAGAACAATATCCAACGACCCAATGATCGCCACGACATCCGCGACCATTTCGCCCTCGCTCATTACGGGCAGAGCGGCGAGATTTACGAATGACGGGCCGCGGAAATGGACGCGTTCGGGTTTCGGACCGCCGTTCGATTTCATATAAACGCCGAGTTCGCCCTTTGAGGCTTCGATCGCGTGATAAACCTCGCCTTCGGGCACATTGAAGCCCTCGGCGACGATCAGGAAGTGGTGGATCAGCGAATCCATATGCTTTCGCATATCATCGCGATCAGGCAGAACGATCTTCGGACTATCAGCTTTGATCGGCCCCGGTTTTAATCTTTCCAGAGCCTGGCGAATGATCTTGTGCGATTCTCGAAGTTCGCGCATGCGTACCATGAATCTCGCCCAAACGTCGCCGTCATTTTCCACCGGAACCTCGAAATCGTAAGTCTCGTATCCCGAGTACGGGTTTGTACGGCGTATATCGACGTTGACGCCGCTGCCGCGCAGGCTCGGGCCGGTCAGTCCCCAGTTGATGGCTTCTTCTTTGTCGATCACGCCGATACCTTTTGTGCGGCTCATCCAGATAGTGTTACCGGTGACGAGTGTATCGAAAGTTTCGAGTGCCTCCGGAAAGTCATCCAAAAACTGTCGGCAGCGATTATCGAATCCGGCGGGCAGATCCATCATAAGCCCGCCGATCCGGAAATAACTCGGCGTCATGCGGCCGCCGGAGGCAGATTCGATCAGGTTAAGGATCTTCTCCCGCTGGCGGAAACAGAAAAAGATCATCGACATCGCCCCGAGGTCAAGAGCGTGCGTGCCCAGCCATACCATGTGCGACGCTATCCGCTGGAGTTCGCACATCAGGACGCGAATGACCTGAGCCCGCTCGGGGATCTCCAGATCGAGCAGCTTTTCGGCCGCCATTACATATGCCAGGTTGTTGCCGAGCGGATTTAGATAATCCATCCGATCGGTGATGACGATGCCTTGCTGATATTTCTTGTACTCGAACAACTTCTCCATGCCGGTGTGGAGATAGCCAATGTCGGGAACGACGTTGACGACAAGTTCGCCGTCGAGTTTGAGATCCAGACGCAAAACGCCATGGGTCGACGGATGCTGCGGCCCCATCGAGAGGGTCATTTCAGACTCGAGAGGCTGGTCGAGAACCTCGAACTGGCTTGGAATGTTTTCTACAGCTGTCGCCATAATTAATTCATGCTGTAAGGCTCGTAGCCTCGCAGCGGATAGTCCTTTCTCAATGCATGGCCGTCAAAATCCGATGGCAGCAAGATGCGCCGCAGATCAGGATGGCCGTCAAATTTTATCCCGACCAGGTCGTAAGTCTCGCGTTCGTGCCAATTTGCGGTTTGCCAGAGCATCGATACGGTGCTGACATTCGGCTCGTCCTCGGTAAGCAAGACCTTTAGGCGAAGACGCGTGCCCCTCGACAACCGAGACGACCCAATCTGCGTTCTTTTCTTTTATCTGTTCCACGTAACCGTGGAGTTTCTCAGTCATATAAACCTGTTACGAACTTCGTCGTCTTTCGTGCTTTGACGGCACCGAATACGGCCGCGTAGCTGTTCCGGCATCGACCTCGGCGTGCATTTCGCGTTCCAGGGCAGTCGCCTCGGTTACAGGCAGCGTTCCGGGAGCAATCGACTGCCGCGATTCAGCTTCGAACGTGTCTCGACGATCCTTGACCGATTCCTTCATGATCTTGTCCTGAAGCATCAGGATCGCATGTACCAGCATTTCCGGACGCGGCGGACATCCCGGGATGTAAATATCGACCGGAACGATCTTATCGACGCCCTGCACGATGGCGTAATTATCAAATACACCGCCCGAGGTCGCGCAGGCTCCCATCGAGATAACCCATTTTGGTTCAGGCATCTGGTCGTAGACGCGGCGGAGTACCGGTGCCATCTTACGCGAAACGCGTCCCGAAACGATCATTACGTCCGCCTGCCGCGGCGAAGCCCGAAAGGTTTCCGCCCCGAATCGCGAAAGATCGTTACGCGAGCTGGCCGCGGAATTCATCATCTCGATCGCGCAGCATGCAAGCCCAAACGTCGCCGGCCATAGGCTGCTCTTTCGTGCCCAGTTAACCACGGCGTCGAGATTTACGGTGACGACATCGGGCAGCGATTCGAATAGAGTGTTTTCTAAACCCATATTTCTTTAAGTTGGAGTGGCGATCTGGAGATGGAGGAACTCTCGCCACTCCAGACTGACGACTCACGACTTCCTAAGCTGCAAGCTTCATTTTTGCAACAGCTTCTTCACGCCGGCGTTTCGCCAGGTTTTTCGCCTCTTGGCGAGCTTCCGCACGAGCCTGCAGGCCCCAATCGAAGATGCCTTTCTTCCAGACGTAGATGTATCCGATCACCAACGTAGCGACGAAGATAAGGATCTCGACAAACGCGATCGTGCCGTATGCGATGCCGCTCAGCTTTTCTTCGGCCAGTAGGCTCTTAAACGCTACGGCGAATGGGATTATGAACAGGACTTCGATATCGAACAGGAGGAAGATAACGGCAACGGCGTAAAACTTCACTGAGAATTTATCGCGTGCCCCGCCTACCGGATCCTTGCCGCATTCATACGGCATAAGCTTTGTGGCCGTACGTTTACGCGGGCCGATAAGCTGAGTGACGAGCAGCTGACTCGCGCCAAATCCCGCCGCGACCAAAAACATGATCCCGATGGGAACGTAATCGAAAACATTGTATTCCGACATCTTCTTTTAACTTATTAACCGCAAAAAACCGTAGAAATGGCTCGCATTCCGCAATAAGATCAGCGTTTCTTGGCTCAAACTAAATCGTAGTTTAACCGCTTAGGAGTGTCAAGGCAGTCATAGCCCGAATAATTGGCATTTTACTGACTGTAAATGATTTATTCGTTGACCCATTCAAAACGCGTGTGATAATTTTAAAGGTGGCTGACGCGCGCTCTTTTTCGCCGCTTTTTCCTCCTCATTCCGTTAAAATAGTTTTGTGATCTCAGGCTTCAACACCGACATCGATTATCAGGGAATCACGTATCACGTGCAGACCGAGGATAAAGGTGCGCCCGCCCGCATGATCATGACGCTTGTTTACGACAAGGGCACGATCCTCGCGAGCAAGCGCTCGACCTACGAAGACCTTAGCGTAGTCGATTACGACGAAAAAGAAGTCACTGAACGTCTCTCCCGCCAACACAAGCTCATGTGTGCCGCGGTCAAGGCCGGGCGCATTGATGAGCTCGTGAAAATGACGCGAGCCGCGTCCGCTGGCGGGAAGGCAAAGATCAAACCCGATACCGAACCGCTTCTTCAGCCGGCAGACGCCGCGATACTCGCTGAGGCCATTACCGAAACGCCGCGTGTCACCGTGCCGCTGCCCGCCGTTCCTGTGATCGACCGGGCACCCGTGGTTCCGCGAGCGCCGATCAAGATCGGCATGGTGGAGACCGAAAAAGTCATCCGGCTGGTTCCGGGCGATATGTTTGAGGAGGAACTGGTTCTCGACGCGGTACATATCATCGAGGACGATGAGATCGAGATACTTCCGGATGATGCCGTAGCGGTCGTCAGCGAACTCTCAGGCCTCGAACGCTCAACAAATCAAAAGCTCAGCCTCGAATTGCTGAGCGACAGCAAATTCAAAGGCGGCGACCGCCGAACGGTCAGCATTATGATCTGCCGCGGCACCGAACGTAAGGTCGTGACCAATGCGCAGATCATGATCAAGGTCCTCGGGTCGAGCTTTCGCCCGGTCATCTTCCACGCCACGACCGACGCCAACGGCCTCGCCCGCGTACATCTGCAGCTACCTCACTTCCAAGCCGGCCGCGCCGCCCTTCTGATCCGGGCGATCGCTGACGGGGAAGAGATAGAGCTAAGGCGGGTCGTTACGCCGGGCTAGGCATGGATCCGTGAAAAGTTGACTGCGGCGAGATAGGATCTTCATGCTTCGCCACTGCCCTTTCAAATCTCAGATCTCAAATTTGAAATAATCAGATCGAAGACGGATTATTGAAATAATGTCGGAGATCCAAATATTTCTTAACGGAGAAAAGCGCTTCGTCCCGCACGCGATCGATCTAGATCGGCTGCTCGAGCATTTTTCCCTTCCAAAACAACGCGTTGCCATTGAACTAAACAATTCCGTCGTTCGACGAACCGACTGGCAGCAGACTGTCCTTAATGACGCAGACAAGATCGAGGTCGTCCATTTTGTTGGCGGCGGATGACGCGTTAGCCACAGAGGACACAGAGGAAGATGAGACATGTTCCGACTCTTCCGATCCTTACCGATTGCCGCCGATAGTCCATAAACGTTTCCTCTCAGTCTCTCTGTGGCCTCTGTGGCTAATTTTCTTCTTGCCGTGTGGAGAATTGTTTTCTTTCTCTACATAAGTAAAAATTGGAGTAATGTCAGATCAATTTTCACTCGCAGGCACCACATTTTCTTCACGGCTAATAATCGGCACGGGCAAATATCGTTCGTATGACGAAATGAAGGCGGCGCATGTCGCTTCAGGTGCCGAAATGGTGACCGTCGCGGTAAACCGCGTGCCGCTCGACGGCTCGACCGAATCCTTTCTCGACCACCTTTCGCCAACCATGAAGATCCTGCCCAACACCGCAGGATGCTACGACGCTGACCACGCGATCCGCACGGCTCGTCTGGCACGCGAGGCACTTGAAACGGACTGGATAAAGCTCGAAGTTATAGGCGATCCAATAACGCTGCTGCCCGACAACGAGCAAACTCTCGAAGCCGCTAAAATATTGGTAAAAGAAGGCTTTATCGTCCTGCCGTATTTCACGGACGACCTGATAATGGCCAAAAAGCTGCTCGCCGCCGGCTGCCCCGCCGTGATGCCGCTCGCCGCGCCGATCGGTTCGGGAATGGGCGTGCAGAACCCTTCGAATTTGCGAATAATGCGTGAGCAATTGCCCGACGCGATCATCATCGTCGACGCCGGCGTCGGTGTCCCATCCGACGCCGCCATTGCGATGGAACTCGGTGCCGACGCCATCCTCATGAACACCGCAATCGCCGAAGCCCACGACGCCCCAGCCATGGCCACCGCCATGAACCTAGCCGTCCAAGCCGGCCGCCTCGCATTTCTTTCCGGTCGTATGCCTAAGCGGCTTTACGCGTCCGCATCGAGTCCGATAGACGGAGCAATTCGGTAGATAGATCAGAACTCGAAATCAGCGAATATCGGCAGATGGTCGGAGGCGACGCGCGAAAGCTTAGTTCTGTGCAAAGTCGCGTTCGTGAGCGTAAAAGTATCGTCGAAGTAGATGTGATCTAAATGCATCAGAGGTAGGAATCCCGGAAAACTGCGGCTCGTACCGAGATGGAGCTTTGGTTCGACGCTTCTGAATTTTGAGCGTAGAAGCTTCGTCGTGATGCCGCTGATCCACTCGTTAAAGTCGCCGGCGATCATCCTGTCACCTGCCAATCCGTGGGCGTCCAATACATGATCGGCAAGCAGATTGTGGACTTGCTTTCGCCTTTCAAAAAACGAAGTTCCCATGTGCAGATTAAAAAACTGCAAAACCCTTCCGTCATGCAGCCTGATCTCGGTCCGCAGACAGCCACGAGGCTCATACCGGCTGACCGTGATCTCGTGATTTCGGAAAGAATCGATCGGAAGTCGGCTCAGCGTCGCGTTCCCGTATTCGCCGCCTCGTATCCTGCGGTTCTCACCCAATCGAAAGTCCATCCCTAAAGCATTTGCAATAAACTCGGCCTGATGATCACGCCGGTTTTCCCGGGAATGACACAAAACCTCCTGAAGGGCGATAACGTCGGCATCTATCTCCTCAAGAACTTCGGCGATGC
Protein-coding sequences here:
- a CDS encoding NADH-quinone oxidoreductase subunit A; the encoded protein is MSEYNVFDYVPIGIMFLVAAGFGASQLLVTQLIGPRKRTATKLMPYECGKDPVGGARDKFSVKFYAVAVIFLLFDIEVLFIIPFAVAFKSLLAEEKLSGIAYGTIAFVEILIFVATLVIGYIYVWKKGIFDWGLQARAEARQEAKNLAKRRREEAVAKMKLAA
- a CDS encoding molybdopterin-dependent oxidoreductase; translated protein: MSEQIKVTINEQEYEVDKGARLIDVCRENGHGVPSFCYYQDLAVQASCRMCLVRIDKMPKLQTSCTINCTDGMVVTTQSEEVEKAQRAMGEFLLANHPLDCPVCDRGGECELQEVIFDWGDVEQRFTEKKNADPEKYLSPIVANDPQRCILCKRCTRVCDEWMGEDAIEAGNRGVNTVIGTYGGWLNCSQCGNCIEVCPTGTLLDGVYRHETRPWELEQTVTTDVYGSDGMQLSIGSRAGKVHRIVARDRYVNGLNGEFLDVKARFAHEFINHSDRIKTPMIRYSKGGKLIPATWDAAIKFAADKLKVHGKNVGVIASPRLTNEAVFTLKKFATDVAGSGNYAVSDASDVAAVFDNLSAPLCTHKEIRHAATIVLIGGEPEEEQSYTAKQIRQAVRNGGAEFICINDTPINLSRRATQFVHVNPGTVDAFALGFVDESSDAMIAEKCGVDTAVIEAAGRMIEETQGDLIIMIGSDLSIDAQALIAGSVGKLAGEGRRVLLHPLAKYNNSVGAHDVTSGRKSVDEVVKNSKALLIGGSLQDASVLAGKDFVVVQELFQTETTDHADVVFPAASFAEVDGTFTNNAGNVQRVRKAIEPVHQAKPDWMITSLLAKEMGTPITAELSVSAIFRTIADVVPAYEGLRYPSLKDESSPVQAKYALVSGKDMSAEISAVKSWLDSVPARGEKNTTVPKVGHKLHRLTTMTSKTQQFHLLAHGNPKPANLLVSPLVQFGLDGKPREEGLAEAAAVGVSDRSAPGK
- a CDS encoding 30S ribosomal protein THX, with the translated sequence MGKGDKRSRRGKIFAGSFGKTRPKKKATAVKPAEETTAKKKGK
- a CDS encoding NADH-quinone oxidoreductase subunit B, encoding MGLENTLFESLPDVVTVNLDAVVNWARKSSLWPATFGLACCAIEMMNSAASSRNDLSRFGAETFRASPRQADVMIVSGRVSRKMAPVLRRVYDQMPEPKWVISMGACATSGGVFDNYAIVQGVDKIVPVDIYIPGCPPRPEMLVHAILMLQDKIMKESVKDRRDTFEAESRQSIAPGTLPVTEATALEREMHAEVDAGTATRPYSVPSKHERRRSS
- the nuoD gene encoding NADH dehydrogenase (quinone) subunit D, whose product is MATAVENIPSQFEVLDQPLESEMTLSMGPQHPSTHGVLRLDLKLDGELVVNVVPDIGYLHTGMEKLFEYKKYQQGIVITDRMDYLNPLGNNLAYVMAAEKLLDLEIPERAQVIRVLMCELQRIASHMVWLGTHALDLGAMSMIFFCFRQREKILNLIESASGGRMTPSYFRIGGLMMDLPAGFDNRCRQFLDDFPEALETFDTLVTGNTIWMSRTKGIGVIDKEEAINWGLTGPSLRGSGVNVDIRRTNPYSGYETYDFEVPVENDGDVWARFMVRMRELRESHKIIRQALERLKPGPIKADSPKIVLPDRDDMRKHMDSLIHHFLIVAEGFNVPEGEVYHAIEASKGELGVYMKSNGGPKPERVHFRGPSFVNLAALPVMSEGEMVADVVAIIGSLDIVLGEIDR
- the nuoF gene encoding NADH-quinone oxidoreductase subunit NuoF; the protein is MHIKDGHTLKVYRDTGGYKSLEKALKMSPADIIEEVKKSALRGRGGAGFPTGMKWSFVPKDSPKTKYGVCNADESEPGSFKDRYLMERDPHAVIEGMIIAGHALGSTVGYIYARGEYHYLIDVMDVAIAEAREAGLLGKNILGSGLDFELHTHTGAGAYICGEETALLSSLEGYRGHPRMKPPFPAVEGLYASPTVVNNVETFTSVPQIIEMGGIEWRDLGTEKSGGTKLWSISGHVKKPGVYELPMGYSDMEKFIYEDCGGMLRSDKKLKAVIPGGSSVYIMRADQIIGKKVTLDYEGLVAAGSLLGTGGMMVMDETVDIMDTTKNLTEFYKHESCGWCTPCREGTDWLVKIFNRISTGDGKPEDAQLLLDICDNIEGKSFCALGDAAAWPIQSAIKQFPEDFKKWLVDKAASNGVQPNI
- a CDS encoding NAD(P)H-dependent oxidoreductase subunit E, giving the protein MAAATPTSFTDTVLVTDEVAEFSPAVVEEMRSHLTKYPANRTRSALIPLLFVVQRERGWLDNAGVNFLAKFLNLEVTDVWETATFYSMFNLRKVGRHHIQICKTLSCKIMGEPDITEHICSKLGIHPGETTPDEKFTVTMVECLGSCGTAPMMQIGFDYHEDLTIEKVDKILADCK
- a CDS encoding type II toxin-antitoxin system HicA family toxin, which translates into the protein MPKISGINHLRAVGALEKAGFWIARQGKHIVMTNGERIVTIPRHNPVNALTMGGIVKDAGLTEAEFKRYL
- a CDS encoding NADH-quinone oxidoreductase subunit C encodes the protein MGSSRLSRGTRLRLKVLLTEDEPNVSTVSMLWQTANWHERETYDLVGIKFDGHPDLRRILLPSDFDGHALRKDYPLRGYEPYSMN
- the thiS gene encoding sulfur carrier protein ThiS encodes the protein MSEIQIFLNGEKRFVPHAIDLDRLLEHFSLPKQRVAIELNNSVVRRTDWQQTVLNDADKIEVVHFVGGG
- a CDS encoding type II toxin-antitoxin system HicB family antitoxin; amino-acid sequence: MNYKVALHQTDEGFSVSCPALPGCWSQGETEQEALDNIREAIREYLDVVEMNLLGAEIREVEVAA